The Candidatus Cloacimonadota bacterium nucleotide sequence TAATTTTTCTCCAATCTTATCCAACCGATCATTGAGGATCTTGCTGTCATCCGTATTGTTGGAAGCGACTGTCACATCCGTGATCAAGTTCAGATCATTTTTCGGATTTGCGGTCTCGATCACACTGCAAACCTGACCATGATAATCTATTCCTCGTTTCTTGCGATAAGTAGCATCAGGATCATCCGGTGATTGCAGACTATTACTGCTTATTTCGGAGTTGGCACGCATTTGAAACTGATCCTTCTCATCCAATTCGAAATGCTCATCATAAACGCGAAGAAAGATTTTATACTCGTTTTTTGAATGGTATCTCGATGGTAAATTGAGTTTTATCCAATAATACAAAGAAGTTATTCCGGATAATTCGTGAGGTAGATCAGAACCTTTGAGCCGGTAGATATAATGCTCGGAATCAGTATCTTTGTAAGATGAAAACTGCTCGCTGAACTTCTTCTTATCTGATTTGGATAAAATGCGATAAACACGAAGAATTACTTCTATTAACAGTTGCAGGCGTCCGTATGAACGGATATTGGAATCGATCATAAAAGAATCGGTTCTGGCAATATTGGTCTTGATCTTCAGTTTCTTGATCTGCTCCGCTGTGAGTTCATCAAAAACCGTATCAAACAAATTTATATTAGTTTTTTCTTCATATTCTTTTAAGCGATTCTGAAAATTGAAAAAAGTGGCTTGATTAAAAGGCATACCGGAAAATGAAAAAAGACCGAGGGCTGCTCTGACAAGAAGATCATATTTAATTTCTTTGAACATTTCATCGTAAGTCCAATTACGCTTCTCTTTTAGAATTAAAGTACTTACCATCGAATTTACAGGAGAATTCGGACGACCATTGTCCTTACAAAATAAAGGTGCGAAAAGATCTTCATTTATTTGAGAAAAGATGGTTTGATAGAAAAAATATTCTTCCGTTTTCTCGATTCCTTTCTGAAGTTCAAGCATCGAAAACGGATCAAGATCAAATAAATCCTTCTGGATATGTTTCTCATTTCTAGGATACATTTTTTATTCCCCGAAAATTATTTTCAAACTCGGAGCAAATCTATTGATGACGCCCAATTAGTAAAGTCTTTTCAGCACTTTTTAATAAATTTATTGCTTTTTATTTCAGGTTTCATTTTTTTGATATTATGGATGAAAAAAAAAGGTTTTTAGAGTGGACTCAATTATGATTTTATTCAAAGGAGTTAATCATGCCATCCATTAACTGGTCAGAATACCCAGATTTCAAAGAAGCAGAATTCACCTGTAAATGTGGTTGCGGAACAAACAATGTTTCTGCTGACCTGGTAAAGAAACTGCAGAAAGCAAGAGACATCAGCCGTAAGATAACCAAAACGGAATTCGGTCATACAAAAGGAGTTCCGTTCCGCATCGAAAGAGGATGCAGCTGTGAAAGCCATAATGCTGATGTCGGAGGTTCAGCAACCAGTTCGCATATCGCTTCCAATTCTATTAAATGTACTGCCGCAGATTTAAGGGTGAAGAATTCCACGGAAAGGTTTATTATCATCAAATCATTGATGCTCGCAGGTTTCAAAAGGATCGGAATATATCATAAACATAACGGAATCCATTGTGATGTCGATCAGAAGAAAGATCAGAATGTGATGTGGAAGGTATAAAAGGAAACCACGAATTTGCACTAATTAACACGAAAATTAACCAATGAAAAAGTTCAGCAGGAATAAACTTTTTCAAGGTTTGCTTTGCTTCCTTCGTGCCTCTGCGTCTTTGTGGCAGATTCAAAACATTCTCATTGACAAAAAAAACACCAATTTCTTTTTTCTATGCAAAAATAAGGACAATACAAAAAGCAGGAGGTTATGATGAAAAAAGTTGTTATTTTCTTATTAACAATTATCCTAATGAATTGCCTGATAGCTGAATTGATGCAGTCAACATTCGATAAAAAAGCTATGACCGAACAAAAAGGCAGACCCATTTCCCGTTCGAGAGATGTTCCTACTTACGAGTTTTTTACTGATCCGACAGCCCTGACTCCCAGTTATTTTGACTATATGCCCGGAAGTTATAACAGTATTCCAGTCAGGATACAACCGGAAATTTCTCAACCTTTCGGATATACTGCAGGCGGAGTTTATATGATCTATCATATTAAGGAAACTTCCGCAGCCCAGAGAAGAGAGTATTATTCCTATATTACTAATGAAGGAGATGTTTCGACCACAGCACCAATAGGAAATACCAATATCTGGGAAGGTTACGGAGGAATAGCTCTCGATCCGGTAACTGCTGATCCGTTTGCATCCTGGCATCAGCAGGCAGGAGAAACTTATAATGATCTTTTTACTTATGATCTTTATCACATGCTCGGAGCCCCCGGACTCTGGCGGGAAGCATTCACTCTTGTTGATAATACAATCCTTGAAGGTGGTTTTATCTGGCCCTATGTTGAAGTTGGTCCGTCACCTCTTGGAGGTGATTATCGCAGAGTTTATGTCACGGCAAATAATGCTGCTCAAGATACTCCTTCCGGCAATCCTTCCGAGAATATTTATCTGGGATATGCAGATTATACAACCGCTGATCTTGATGCTCAATCTGAACTGGATTGGACTTTCCAGACCGATCCTTTAATGGATCAATGGCATAATGAAGAACCATGGATCAGACCTTTCAATTCGTTTATTGTTTCTGATGACGGAAAAGCTGTTTATATTGGATATAACACGGAAGATGAAATTTATGTTTTCTATAGTGATAATTATTCAGAGGATGGTTTTGAGTATGTTTCAACTCCCTTTAAATTCTATGTTGATAATCCTCAAAACCAGGATGGCAGATATGCCTTTGAAAATGATAATGGAAATCCCTATGATCTTTACTTTTCCTTTATTCATTCTCATCATTTTAATGCTGTTTTTACGGATAACAATACCAAGATCAGGTTTATCGCAGCATTTGGTCTGCAAGGTGATGATCCTGATGGAGGAGATGGAGTTTACTGGCCCTATGCAATTTATCCGAAAGAATTCGTTTATGACATTAATGAACAGGCATTTACCTTTTATGATCTTTATCCAACAGGTGCAAATCCTTCTAATATGATACCCATGCTCCCCTGGGATCTTGATGAAAATGGAGATGTTGATGAATATGATGAAGATGGAAATGTTCTCTGGGTAAGCGGCTGGCCCATTTATTTTTATGATAATGATCAGGCTTTTCATGATAATAATTTCAGGATTGTGCAAAATGAAGAGAATGGCTGGCTCGTTACTCTCTGGCAGGATGGATTGTATGCCAAATATGCTAACGCCGGAGTCGAAGGTTATGAAGATTGGCAGACCGTCCCTGAAATTGCTGTTTGTATTTCACGAGATAATGGTGCGAACTGGTCAGAACCGTTCTTTATGAATTCTCTCGATACACCGGAACTTGCTGATATGATCCCTTGTTATGTTTACCCCGGAGATATTATCGAAGATCTTGGTGATGGTCATGGTAAACTTCATCTGATGTTCCTCGATGACAATGATTTTGGCTCGAATGTTTATAGTTTCGGTTTGGCAAATGGTGGAACAATGACCTACGCTTCTCTGGATATTGATTTTAATTGGACATCTGTATCAGAACCAGAAATTGTTTTCGAAGAATTAAATCGGATTCAAAATTTTCCTAATCCTTTTAATTCCTCAACTACGATTTCTTTCTTTTGCAACAGAGACACAGAGAACACAGAGATAAATATTTACAACATGAAGGGACAAAAAGTGAAAACTTTCTCAAATCTCCAAATCAACAAATTTCCAAATCAACAAATTGTCTGGGATGGAACAGATGAACATAATAACAAGGTTTCATCAGGAATTTACCTGTATAAGTTTAAAATTGATGATAAAACTATGGCAATGAATAAGTGTTTGCTTTTAAGATAAATACTTTAGTTCTGAAATTATTCAGAACCTTTTAAAACCTGCCTTTCGATAGCTACAGGCAGGCAAGTTTTATCCATCAAAGAACAATATTAAAATAAAGGAATACAAATGAAAAAGAATTATTTATTTGTTTTAACAGTACTTGCTTTTTGCACATTATTTTTGAATGCTTCAACTGCACCAGATACAGTCTGGACCAGAACTTTTGGAGGATCGAACAACGAAAATTGCTATGAAGGGCATCAGACTTCTGATGGCGGTTTCATCGCGGTTGGTTCGACTTACTCTTATGGATCTGGTTCGAATGATGTCTGGTTATTAAAAACTGATGCAGATGGTAATGAAGAATGGAATCAAACTTATGGAGGAGGTGCTACTGATTATGGTTATTCATTACAGCAAACTT carries:
- a CDS encoding T9SS type A sorting domain-containing protein; translation: MMKKVVIFLLTIILMNCLIAELMQSTFDKKAMTEQKGRPISRSRDVPTYEFFTDPTALTPSYFDYMPGSYNSIPVRIQPEISQPFGYTAGGVYMIYHIKETSAAQRREYYSYITNEGDVSTTAPIGNTNIWEGYGGIALDPVTADPFASWHQQAGETYNDLFTYDLYHMLGAPGLWREAFTLVDNTILEGGFIWPYVEVGPSPLGGDYRRVYVTANNAAQDTPSGNPSENIYLGYADYTTADLDAQSELDWTFQTDPLMDQWHNEEPWIRPFNSFIVSDDGKAVYIGYNTEDEIYVFYSDNYSEDGFEYVSTPFKFYVDNPQNQDGRYAFENDNGNPYDLYFSFIHSHHFNAVFTDNNTKIRFIAAFGLQGDDPDGGDGVYWPYAIYPKEFVYDINEQAFTFYDLYPTGANPSNMIPMLPWDLDENGDVDEYDEDGNVLWVSGWPIYFYDNDQAFHDNNFRIVQNEENGWLVTLWQDGLYAKYANAGVEGYEDWQTVPEIAVCISRDNGANWSEPFFMNSLDTPELADMIPCYVYPGDIIEDLGDGHGKLHLMFLDDNDFGSNVYSFGLANGGTMTYASLDIDFNWTSVSEPEIVFEELNRIQNFPNPFNSSTTISFFCNRDTENTEINIYNMKGQKVKTFSNLQINKFPNQQIVWDGTDEHNNKVSSGIYLYKFKIDDKTMAMNKCLLLR
- a CDS encoding peptidase M15 — encoded protein: MPSINWSEYPDFKEAEFTCKCGCGTNNVSADLVKKLQKARDISRKITKTEFGHTKGVPFRIERGCSCESHNADVGGSATSSHIASNSIKCTAADLRVKNSTERFIIIKSLMLAGFKRIGIYHKHNGIHCDVDQKKDQNVMWKV